Proteins encoded together in one Sphingomonas radiodurans window:
- a CDS encoding peroxiredoxin has product MTINVGDKLPKTTLVKATENGPEAVDSEEYFKGRRVALFAVPGAFTPTCSAKHLPGFIEKGDELKAKGIDEVVCTSVNDPFVLGAWSKSTNAGAITMLADGNGDFAEGLGLTMDGSKFGLGTRSQRYSMVVNDGVVEQLNVEAPGEFKVSSADHLLGNL; this is encoded by the coding sequence ATGACGATCAACGTCGGCGACAAACTGCCCAAAACGACCCTCGTCAAGGCGACCGAGAACGGGCCGGAGGCGGTCGATTCGGAGGAGTATTTCAAGGGCCGTCGGGTCGCGCTGTTCGCGGTGCCGGGCGCCTTCACGCCGACGTGCTCGGCCAAGCACCTGCCCGGCTTCATCGAGAAGGGTGACGAGCTGAAGGCGAAGGGAATCGACGAGGTGGTCTGCACCTCGGTCAACGACCCGTTCGTGCTGGGCGCATGGTCCAAATCGACCAATGCCGGCGCGATCACGATGCTGGCCGACGGCAACGGCGACTTCGCCGAAGGGCTCGGGCTGACGATGGACGGCTCGAAGTTCGGGCTTGGCACGCGCAGCCAGCGTTATTCGATGGTCGTCAACGACGGCGTGGTTGAGCAGCTCAACGTCGAGGCACCGGGCGAGTTCAAGGTGAGCTCGGCCGACCATCTGCTCGGAAACCTCTAA
- a CDS encoding YqgE/AlgH family protein yields the protein METATFLTGQFLLAMPGISDPRFAQAVIAVCAHDEKGAVGIGIGARIAGLGLHDVLKQVEIDPGDAPDAPIHFGGPVETRRGFVLHSRDWGGQDTIDVAGKWALSGTLDALRAIASGKGPSRWLVALGYAGWSAGQLDGEMTRHGWLNVTDDDAMLFETDAADRWARGFAAAGIDPRLLGTESGHA from the coding sequence ATGGAAACCGCGACCTTTCTCACCGGCCAGTTCCTCCTCGCCATGCCCGGCATTTCGGACCCGCGTTTTGCCCAGGCCGTGATCGCGGTTTGCGCGCATGACGAGAAGGGCGCGGTCGGCATCGGGATCGGCGCGCGGATCGCCGGATTGGGGCTTCACGACGTGCTCAAGCAGGTCGAGATCGATCCCGGTGACGCGCCCGATGCGCCGATCCACTTTGGCGGCCCGGTCGAAACGCGGCGTGGATTCGTGCTCCATTCGCGCGACTGGGGCGGGCAGGATACGATCGACGTCGCGGGCAAATGGGCCCTTTCGGGCACGCTCGATGCCTTGCGTGCGATCGCCAGCGGCAAAGGGCCGTCGCGCTGGCTGGTCGCGTTGGGTTATGCGGGCTGGAGCGCGGGGCAGTTGGATGGCGAGATGACGCGCCACGGCTGGCTGAACGTCACCGACGACGATGCGATGCTGTTCGAGACTGACGCCGCCGACCGCTGGGCGCGCGGCTTCGCCGCAGCCGGGATTGATCCGCGACTGCTCGGCACCGAAAGCGGCCACGCCTGA
- the ahcY gene encoding adenosylhomocysteinase, which produces MATVLDRPTANDYVVADISLADFGRAEINIAETEMPGLMALRTEFGPSQPLKGARITGSLHMTIQTAVLIETLTALGADVRWATCNIFSTQDHAAAAIAATGVPVFAIKGESLADYWDYVGDIFNWGADANSATAGQTANIILDDGGDATMFALWGAKLEAGHTLGEPENDEEVEFQRALKAFIAKYPGYLTETVKNLKGVSEETTTGVHRLYEIAKKGELPFPAINVNDSVTKSKFDNLYGCKESLVDAIRRATDVMLAGKVACVAGFGDVGKGSAQSLRNGGARVMVTEVDPICALQAAMEGFEVVTMEEAVTRADIFVTATGNADVITADHIAAMKPMSIVCNIGHFDSEIQIAALSNYEWTEVKPGTDLVKFPDGKQIIILAKGRLVNLGCATGHPSFVMSASFTNQTLAQIELWTKSENYKNEVYVLPKHLDEKVAALHLEKLGVKLSQLTPKQAGYIGVPVEGPFKPDHYRY; this is translated from the coding sequence GTGGCCACCGTCCTCGATCGCCCCACCGCCAACGACTATGTCGTCGCTGACATCAGCCTCGCCGATTTCGGCCGCGCCGAGATCAACATTGCCGAAACCGAGATGCCGGGCCTGATGGCATTGCGCACCGAATTCGGTCCGTCGCAGCCGCTCAAGGGCGCGCGCATCACCGGCTCGCTCCACATGACGATCCAGACCGCGGTGCTGATCGAGACGCTGACTGCGCTCGGCGCCGATGTTCGCTGGGCGACCTGCAACATCTTCTCGACGCAGGACCACGCCGCCGCAGCCATCGCTGCGACCGGCGTGCCGGTGTTCGCGATCAAGGGCGAGAGCCTCGCGGATTATTGGGATTATGTCGGCGACATTTTCAACTGGGGTGCCGACGCCAACAGCGCGACGGCCGGCCAGACCGCCAACATCATCCTCGACGACGGCGGCGACGCCACGATGTTCGCACTCTGGGGTGCCAAGCTTGAAGCCGGCCACACGCTGGGCGAGCCCGAGAATGACGAGGAAGTCGAGTTCCAGCGCGCGCTCAAGGCATTCATTGCCAAGTATCCGGGCTATCTGACCGAGACGGTCAAGAACCTGAAGGGCGTCTCGGAAGAGACCACCACCGGCGTCCACCGCCTGTACGAGATCGCCAAGAAGGGCGAGCTGCCGTTCCCCGCGATCAACGTCAACGACTCGGTCACCAAGTCGAAGTTTGACAACCTCTACGGCTGCAAGGAATCGCTGGTCGACGCGATCCGTCGCGCAACCGACGTGATGCTCGCCGGCAAGGTCGCTTGCGTCGCCGGCTTCGGCGATGTCGGCAAGGGCTCGGCACAGTCGCTGCGTAACGGCGGCGCGCGTGTGATGGTCACTGAAGTCGATCCGATCTGCGCGCTGCAGGCGGCGATGGAGGGCTTCGAGGTCGTGACGATGGAAGAGGCGGTCACCCGCGCCGACATCTTCGTCACCGCGACGGGCAACGCCGACGTGATCACCGCCGATCATATCGCGGCGATGAAGCCGATGAGCATCGTGTGCAACATCGGCCACTTCGACAGCGAGATCCAGATCGCTGCCCTCTCCAACTACGAGTGGACCGAGGTGAAGCCAGGCACCGATCTGGTGAAGTTCCCGGACGGCAAGCAGATCATCATCCTCGCCAAGGGCCGCTTGGTGAACCTCGGCTGCGCGACCGGCCATCCGTCGTTCGTGATGTCGGCTTCGTTCACCAACCAGACGCTCGCGCAGATCGAGCTTTGGACCAAGTCCGAGAACTATAAGAACGAAGTGTACGTCCTGCCCAAGCACCTCGACGAGAAGGTCGCGGCGCTTCACCTTGAGAAGCTCGGCGTGAAGCTGTCGCAGCTCACCCCGAAGCAGGCCGGCTACATCGGCGTGCCGGTCGAAGGTCCGTTCAAGCCCGACCATTACCGCTACTGA
- a CDS encoding alpha/beta hydrolase: MTDTLIRDTETAAKPAPFVRPDVRGFLDYLNAVPGPKTHEGTAEAARAMYIAMKDIADPPVGTLGTVKDLVIPGPAGDIPARLFDPRETREPSPVVVFFHGGGFVIGNIDTHASFTAEMARQLDLPVVSIDYRLAPEAPWPAAPEDCEAAARWVASSPAELGRTATSLVLSGDSAGGTLTITTAMALRDDAAAVPVIVQAPIYPAADMNKEYPSFDDFADGFLLTRETMNWFADHYRADFTHFRGSPMVGALTGLPPAVVITASLDPIRDQGRAYAAALVLAGVPVTYREAVGNIHGFITLRQAVPSGAGDVAGYLAAVKDAIVEAEGQRVMVQAAG; the protein is encoded by the coding sequence ATGACCGACACCCTGATCCGCGACACCGAGACCGCCGCCAAGCCCGCCCCGTTCGTGCGCCCGGACGTGCGCGGGTTCCTCGATTACCTGAACGCCGTGCCCGGCCCCAAGACGCATGAGGGCACCGCCGAGGCCGCGCGCGCGATGTATATCGCGATGAAGGACATCGCCGACCCGCCGGTCGGCACGCTTGGCACGGTCAAGGATCTCGTCATCCCCGGCCCGGCCGGCGACATCCCGGCGCGGCTGTTCGACCCGCGCGAGACGCGCGAACCCAGCCCGGTTGTGGTGTTCTTCCACGGCGGCGGGTTCGTGATCGGCAATATCGACACGCATGCGAGCTTCACCGCCGAAATGGCGCGGCAGCTCGATTTGCCAGTGGTGTCGATCGATTACCGGCTTGCGCCCGAAGCGCCGTGGCCGGCTGCGCCGGAGGATTGCGAGGCGGCGGCGCGCTGGGTCGCATCGAGCCCGGCGGAGCTGGGGCGGACCGCCACCAGCCTCGTGCTGTCGGGCGACAGCGCGGGCGGCACGCTGACGATCACCACCGCGATGGCGCTGCGCGACGATGCGGCCGCGGTGCCGGTGATCGTCCAGGCGCCGATCTATCCGGCGGCGGACATGAACAAGGAATATCCCTCGTTCGACGATTTCGCCGATGGCTTCCTGCTGACGCGTGAGACGATGAACTGGTTCGCCGATCATTATCGCGCGGATTTTACGCATTTCCGCGGTTCGCCGATGGTCGGCGCGCTGACCGGGCTGCCGCCGGCGGTGGTGATCACCGCCAGCCTCGATCCGATCCGCGACCAGGGCCGCGCCTATGCCGCAGCGCTTGTGCTGGCGGGCGTGCCGGTGACGTATCGCGAGGCGGTGGGCAACATTCACGGCTTCATCACGCTGCGCCAGGCGGTGCCGTCGGGTGCTGGCGATGTGGCTGGGTATCTTGCGGCGGTGAAGGATGCGATCGTCGAGGCCGAGGGGCAGCGGGTGATGGTGCAGGCGGCGGGGTAA
- a CDS encoding histone deacetylase family protein, with the protein MIAVVHHPDYVAVSAAKSTYRWGKNGAIRDLLQAEGQGIAWHTPDAAPIGWLEAVHDPEYVAEVLDARVPHAKERRIGFPVTPTVAQRAQVVPGGTYLAAQLALRHGFAANTAGGSHHALADTGAGYCVFNDLAVAAVQLADQGYRILIVDVDVHQGDGTAALTAGRPNIATYSIHAEKNFPVRKARSTLDVPLPDGIDDDNYCAELERTLPPLLANFAPDLILYQGGVDPFAGDRLGRLALTDAGLARRDLLVARLALAARIPLASTVGGGYGDDVLAIARRHVNVILRLGRAYETAWFAGEREVNEHADGQNLVSYAGAKRVSSPE; encoded by the coding sequence ATGATCGCTGTCGTCCATCATCCCGATTACGTCGCGGTCTCCGCTGCGAAGTCGACCTACCGCTGGGGCAAGAACGGCGCGATCCGCGATCTGCTGCAGGCGGAGGGGCAGGGGATCGCCTGGCACACTCCTGATGCTGCACCCATCGGCTGGCTCGAGGCAGTCCATGATCCCGAGTATGTGGCCGAAGTGCTCGACGCCCGCGTCCCGCACGCGAAGGAACGCCGCATCGGCTTCCCCGTCACGCCGACCGTCGCGCAGCGCGCGCAGGTTGTCCCCGGGGGCACGTATCTTGCCGCGCAGCTCGCGTTACGCCACGGCTTCGCCGCCAACACCGCTGGCGGCAGCCACCATGCGCTCGCCGACACTGGCGCTGGCTATTGCGTCTTCAACGATCTCGCGGTCGCCGCGGTGCAACTCGCCGACCAGGGCTACCGCATCCTGATCGTTGACGTCGATGTCCACCAGGGTGACGGCACCGCCGCGCTCACCGCCGGCCGCCCGAACATCGCGACTTACTCGATTCATGCCGAGAAGAACTTCCCCGTCCGCAAGGCGCGCTCGACGCTTGACGTGCCGCTCCCGGACGGCATCGACGACGACAATTATTGTGCCGAACTCGAACGCACGCTCCCGCCGTTGCTCGCGAACTTCGCCCCCGATCTCATTCTCTACCAGGGCGGCGTCGATCCCTTTGCTGGAGATCGCCTCGGCCGCCTCGCGCTCACCGATGCCGGCCTTGCGCGGCGAGACCTGCTCGTCGCCCGGCTCGCGCTCGCCGCGCGCATCCCGCTCGCGAGCACCGTCGGCGGTGGCTATGGTGACGACGTGCTGGCGATCGCCCGCCGCCACGTTAACGTCATCCTGCGCCTCGGCCGTGCCTACGAAACCGCATGGTTTGCTGGGGAACGCGAGGTCAACGAGCACGCGGACGGTCAAAACCTGGTGTCCTACGCCGGGGCAAAGCGCGTATCCTCCCCGGAATGA
- a CDS encoding cryptochrome/photolyase family protein, with product MTALVWLRQDLRLEDQPALVAAAAAGAVIPVYVLDDEAPGDWRIGSAQRWWLHHSLAALDKSLRKHGSRLILRRGPVVAALRTIVDETGADAIHAIRHYEPWWRAAEDELGDRLTLHDGNHLRPMREITTGAGAPFKVFSSFWKALSATLPPEEPLAAPREIPAPEKWPASDKLDDWHLLPTKPNWAGGFDIWTPGEAGVAAALEAFADVGADYEHQRNMPSVEGTSRFSPHLHHGEVSPRQVWHALSERGVRDAAFDRELAWRDFTSGVVLAMPRYADENGRPRFDRLPWRRAPDDLEAWQRGRTGYPIVDAGMRQLWATGWMHNRVRMIAASFLVKHLLIDWREGERWFWDTLVDADYGNNSVNWQWISGTGVDSNMFGRIMAPLVQSEKFAAADYIRQWVPELRKLSDEAIHDPETAGCRPASYPPKIIGHREARERALAAGREVR from the coding sequence ATGACCGCGCTCGTCTGGCTCCGCCAGGATCTCCGCCTCGAAGATCAGCCCGCACTTGTAGCCGCAGCAGCAGCCGGGGCGGTGATCCCGGTTTATGTCCTCGACGACGAGGCGCCCGGCGATTGGCGCATCGGCAGCGCGCAACGCTGGTGGCTGCATCACAGCCTCGCCGCACTCGATAAGTCGCTGCGCAAACACGGCAGCCGGCTCATCCTGCGCCGTGGCCCCGTCGTCGCGGCGCTGCGCACGATCGTTGACGAGACCGGCGCCGACGCAATCCACGCCATCCGCCATTACGAACCCTGGTGGCGCGCTGCGGAGGACGAACTCGGCGACCGCCTGACGTTGCACGACGGCAATCACTTGCGGCCGATGCGCGAGATCACAACCGGCGCCGGCGCGCCCTTCAAGGTGTTCTCGTCATTTTGGAAAGCGCTGTCCGCCACGCTCCCGCCCGAAGAACCGCTTGCCGCGCCGAGGGAGATCCCAGCACCCGAGAAGTGGCCCGCGAGCGACAAGCTCGACGATTGGCACTTGCTGCCGACGAAGCCGAACTGGGCCGGCGGCTTCGACATCTGGACTCCCGGCGAGGCCGGCGTCGCCGCTGCTCTCGAAGCGTTCGCCGACGTCGGCGCCGATTACGAGCATCAGCGCAACATGCCGTCGGTGGAGGGCACCTCGCGTTTCTCCCCGCATCTCCACCACGGCGAAGTGTCGCCGCGCCAGGTCTGGCATGCGCTCAGCGAGCGCGGCGTGCGCGATGCTGCGTTTGACCGTGAACTCGCCTGGCGCGACTTTACCTCCGGTGTCGTTCTGGCGATGCCGCGCTACGCCGACGAAAATGGCCGCCCGCGCTTCGATCGCTTGCCATGGCGCCGCGCGCCGGACGACCTGGAGGCATGGCAGCGTGGCCGCACCGGCTATCCGATCGTCGATGCCGGAATGCGGCAGCTCTGGGCGACCGGCTGGATGCACAACCGCGTTCGGATGATCGCCGCAAGCTTCCTCGTAAAGCATTTGCTGATCGACTGGCGCGAAGGCGAGCGGTGGTTCTGGGATACGCTGGTCGACGCCGATTACGGCAACAACAGTGTCAACTGGCAGTGGATCTCCGGCACCGGGGTCGATTCGAACATGTTCGGCCGCATCATGGCCCCGCTCGTCCAGTCCGAGAAGTTCGCCGCCGCCGACTATATCCGCCAGTGGGTGCCCGAGCTGCGCAAGCTGTCGGACGAAGCGATCCACGATCCCGAGACGGCCGGCTGTCGCCCTGCTTCCTATCCCCCGAAGATCATTGGTCATCGCGAGGCCCGTGAGCGCGCGCTCGCCGCCGGCCGCGAGGTGCGCTGA
- a CDS encoding SAM-dependent methyltransferase, with translation MVEHPAPGGRWARRVAPLYHRILDRIDAGLEEGAIEAAVPDGTRRLIGGRRDGPLAIVTIVRWRALRRLITGGSIGWYEAWAAGDWTSPDPVPIFDLFMRNRTMLGSIARAKSGARIAARVLHLLRRNDRSNARRNIAAHYDLGNDFFEAWLDPSMTYSSALFAGNESLERAQRRKIDAILDRVAVPPGGILLEIGCGWGSLAEAAARRGLKVRAITLATEQQRVVAERTRGLPVAVSLTDYRDVTGQYDAVASVEMVESVGEPFWRDYLAAVARALKPGGRAALQFIKIADDVWPAYSTNVDFIQAFVFPGGMLIHEPRFRALAAEAGLTWQDRHAFGQDYAQTLRLWREQFEAAAAAGRLPARFDRGFVELWRYYLMYCEGGFRGGGIDVVQITMKREGL, from the coding sequence ATGGTCGAACATCCGGCGCCGGGAGGAAGATGGGCACGCCGCGTCGCCCCGCTGTACCATCGCATCCTCGATCGGATCGATGCCGGCCTCGAAGAAGGCGCGATCGAGGCAGCAGTGCCGGACGGCACCCGCCGACTAATCGGCGGTCGTCGCGACGGGCCCTTGGCGATCGTAACAATCGTCCGCTGGCGCGCACTGCGGCGGCTGATCACCGGCGGTTCGATCGGCTGGTACGAAGCATGGGCCGCCGGCGACTGGACCAGCCCCGATCCCGTACCGATCTTCGATCTGTTCATGCGCAACCGCACGATGCTGGGCAGCATCGCCCGCGCCAAGAGCGGCGCCCGGATCGCCGCGCGCGTGCTCCACCTGCTGCGCCGCAATGACCGCAGCAACGCCCGCCGCAACATCGCCGCGCACTATGATCTCGGCAACGACTTCTTCGAAGCCTGGCTCGATCCATCCATGACCTATTCCAGCGCATTGTTTGCCGGCAATGAGTCGCTCGAGCGCGCACAGCGGCGCAAGATCGACGCGATCCTCGATCGGGTCGCGGTGCCACCCGGCGGAATCTTACTCGAGATTGGCTGCGGCTGGGGCTCGCTCGCCGAAGCCGCCGCACGCCGCGGCCTCAAAGTGCGCGCGATCACGCTCGCCACCGAGCAGCAGCGAGTTGTCGCTGAGCGGACGCGCGGGCTGCCGGTCGCGGTGTCGCTCACCGATTATCGCGACGTGACCGGGCAATATGACGCGGTCGCCTCGGTCGAGATGGTCGAGTCGGTGGGCGAGCCGTTCTGGCGCGACTACCTGGCGGCGGTGGCGCGCGCGCTGAAGCCGGGTGGCCGAGCCGCGTTGCAGTTCATCAAGATCGCCGATGATGTCTGGCCGGCCTATTCCACCAACGTCGATTTCATCCAGGCGTTCGTGTTCCCCGGCGGCATGCTGATTCACGAACCGCGCTTCCGCGCGCTCGCCGCCGAAGCCGGGCTGACATGGCAGGATCGCCACGCCTTCGGTCAGGATTATGCCCAGACGCTGCGTCTGTGGCGGGAACAGTTCGAGGCCGCCGCCGCCGCTGGACGTCTGCCGGCGCGATTTGACCGCGGCTTCGTCGAACTGTGGCGCTATTACCTGATGTATTGCGAAGGTGGGTTCCGCGGGGGCGGAATCGATGTCGTCCAGATAACGATGAAGAGGGAGGGGTTATGA
- a CDS encoding serine hydrolase domain-containing protein codes for MKGFFLGAASAALLLAGCADMRASGGAPAANSQSKMAGVALTDANRDKLQQVGADVLFWSQEQRDRNFPNMEALFPGRVVSASRKPSPLPAGLPLPVPAAEIDAFIAANNVAGLIVVQDGSVRLERYARGLTREGRWTSFSVAKSFTSTLVGAAIRDGFIKSVDEPVTKYIPDLAGSGYDGVTIAQLLTMTSGVKWNEDYTDPQSDVARMFSIPVPPGMDPTVAYMRTLPRETAPGAKWVYKTGETNLIGVLVGNAVKKPLATYLSETVWRRFGMERDAFWMVDGSGREVAGCCLSVSLRDYARMGQLALQGGAGIVQPGWFADATKPHAPTERPDFGYGYQWWTYPESRFGGQGIFGQSITVDPASRTVIAMVSAWPKATDSALSRARLAFLEKLFVAAKGR; via the coding sequence ATGAAGGGGTTCTTTTTGGGGGCGGCGTCCGCCGCGCTGTTGCTGGCCGGTTGCGCCGACATGCGGGCGAGTGGTGGTGCTCCGGCCGCGAACAGCCAGTCCAAGATGGCGGGCGTAGCCCTTACCGACGCCAACCGCGACAAGCTGCAACAGGTCGGCGCTGATGTGCTCTTCTGGTCGCAGGAACAGCGCGATCGCAACTTCCCCAACATGGAAGCGCTGTTCCCCGGTCGTGTCGTAAGTGCCAGCCGCAAGCCGAGCCCATTGCCCGCCGGGCTACCGCTGCCGGTACCAGCCGCTGAGATCGATGCCTTCATCGCCGCCAACAACGTCGCTGGGCTGATCGTGGTCCAGGACGGATCGGTCCGGCTGGAGCGGTATGCCCGCGGCCTGACGCGTGAGGGGCGGTGGACGAGCTTTTCGGTCGCCAAGTCGTTTACCTCAACGCTCGTCGGGGCGGCGATCCGCGATGGCTTCATCAAGTCCGTCGACGAGCCCGTCACCAAGTACATCCCGGATCTCGCCGGCAGTGGCTATGACGGGGTCACTATCGCGCAGCTGTTGACGATGACGTCGGGCGTGAAGTGGAACGAGGATTACACCGATCCGCAATCCGACGTAGCGCGCATGTTCTCGATCCCGGTCCCGCCGGGCATGGACCCGACAGTCGCCTACATGCGCACTTTGCCCCGTGAAACCGCGCCGGGCGCAAAATGGGTCTACAAGACCGGCGAGACGAATCTCATTGGCGTACTCGTCGGCAATGCTGTGAAGAAGCCGCTCGCGACATATCTCAGCGAAACGGTGTGGCGGCGCTTCGGTATGGAGCGCGACGCCTTCTGGATGGTCGATGGCAGCGGCAGGGAAGTCGCTGGCTGCTGCCTGTCGGTGTCGCTACGTGACTACGCGCGGATGGGGCAGCTGGCGCTTCAGGGCGGCGCAGGGATCGTGCAGCCGGGCTGGTTCGCCGACGCGACCAAGCCGCATGCGCCAACCGAGCGCCCGGACTTCGGCTATGGTTATCAGTGGTGGACCTATCCCGAGAGCCGATTCGGCGGGCAGGGGATTTTCGGTCAAAGCATCACCGTCGATCCTGCATCGCGTACGGTGATCGCGATGGTCAGTGCATGGCCCAAAGCCACCGATTCCGCGCTGTCACGCGCGCGGCTCGCGTTTCTGGAGAAGCTGTTTGTGGCGGCGAAGGGACGGTGA
- a CDS encoding SDR family NAD(P)-dependent oxidoreductase: MTIVTKPLENQLALVTGASRGIGAATAIALGSQGAHVIVTARTAKALEEVEQTIFDAGGSATIAPLDLTENDAIARLGAAIGGRWQALDILVLNAGTLGTLAAVPAIDAKELAAVLTLNVSAQAALIQAFDPMLRRSAAGKVIGVTSSVGRHPRAYWGAYGASKAAFETLLGAYGDEVGEISSIRTMILDPGATRTKMRARAYPGEDPASVKPPEVIADRITALAISGFETGHFERVER, encoded by the coding sequence ATGACGATCGTGACTAAGCCTTTGGAAAATCAGCTCGCCCTCGTCACGGGCGCGAGCCGCGGGATCGGCGCCGCGACCGCGATCGCTTTGGGATCGCAGGGTGCGCACGTCATCGTCACTGCGCGCACCGCCAAGGCGCTGGAAGAGGTCGAGCAGACGATCTTTGATGCCGGCGGCTCCGCGACGATCGCTCCGCTCGACCTGACCGAGAATGACGCCATTGCACGTTTGGGCGCCGCAATCGGCGGGCGGTGGCAAGCGCTTGATATCTTAGTGCTTAATGCTGGAACGCTCGGCACTCTGGCGGCGGTTCCGGCGATCGATGCGAAGGAACTTGCGGCCGTCTTGACGCTCAACGTGTCTGCGCAAGCGGCGCTGATCCAGGCCTTCGACCCAATGCTGCGGCGGTCGGCGGCGGGTAAGGTCATAGGCGTCACCTCCTCGGTCGGGCGGCATCCTAGGGCTTATTGGGGGGCTTACGGGGCTTCCAAGGCGGCTTTCGAGACGTTGCTGGGGGCTTATGGCGACGAAGTGGGTGAGATCAGCTCCATTCGCACAATGATCCTAGATCCGGGTGCGACGCGCACCAAGATGCGCGCTCGCGCCTATCCCGGCGAGGATCCTGCCTCGGTGAAGCCGCCCGAGGTTATAGCAGACCGGATCACCGCGCTGGCCATCTCCGGCTTCGAGACGGGGCATTTTGAGCGCGTCGAGCGCTGA
- the purF gene encoding amidophosphoribosyltransferase, which translates to MLTTNPFDDDHLHEECGIFGVSGSEGAAALVALGLHALQHRGQEAAGITSFDGHDFHTRKAMGHVAGNFDSEAVIGGLPGEVACGHVRYSTTGETALRNVQPLYAELASGGFAIAHNGNISNAMKVRRELIRRGSIFQSTSDTETIIHLVATSNYRTLLDRFIDALKQVEGAYALIVMTPEGMIACRDPLGIRPLVMGRLGDAVIFASETVALDVVGAEFERSVEPGELVIVQGTEIRSIRPFTPIAPRPCIFEWVYFSRPDSIVDDQSVYSVRKAIGQQLALESPVDADLVIPVPDSGVPAAIGYAQESGIPFELGIIRSHYVGRTFIQPGDKVRHLGVKLKHNANRALIKGKRVILVDDSIVRGTTSLKIVQMMREAGAAEVHMRIASPPTKHSCFYGVDTPERAKLLAATHNLGAMTDFIHADSLSFVSIDGLYKALGQAKRADIRPGHCDACFTGDYPTTLTDHDDSAEVDQFAMLEERVA; encoded by the coding sequence ATGCTGACAACCAATCCGTTCGACGACGATCATCTGCACGAGGAGTGCGGCATCTTCGGAGTTTCCGGCTCCGAGGGGGCTGCTGCGCTCGTCGCGCTCGGCCTCCACGCGCTGCAGCACCGCGGTCAGGAAGCCGCTGGAATCACTAGCTTTGACGGCCATGATTTCCACACGCGCAAGGCGATGGGCCACGTCGCCGGCAACTTTGATAGCGAGGCGGTCATTGGCGGCCTGCCCGGCGAAGTCGCCTGCGGCCACGTCCGCTATTCCACGACCGGCGAGACCGCGCTGCGCAATGTCCAGCCACTGTATGCCGAACTGGCGAGCGGCGGCTTCGCGATCGCGCATAATGGCAATATTTCCAATGCCATGAAGGTCCGCCGCGAGCTGATCCGCCGCGGCTCGATCTTTCAGTCGACTAGCGATACCGAGACGATCATCCACCTCGTCGCCACGTCGAACTACCGCACGTTGCTTGATCGCTTCATCGATGCGCTGAAGCAAGTAGAAGGCGCCTATGCGCTGATAGTGATGACGCCGGAGGGCATGATCGCCTGCCGCGATCCGCTCGGCATCCGCCCGCTCGTGATGGGCAGGCTCGGCGATGCAGTGATCTTCGCCAGTGAAACCGTCGCGCTCGACGTCGTCGGCGCCGAGTTCGAGCGCTCGGTCGAACCGGGCGAACTGGTGATCGTACAAGGTACCGAGATCCGCTCGATCCGCCCGTTCACACCCATCGCGCCGCGGCCATGTATCTTTGAATGGGTCTATTTTTCTCGACCCGATTCGATCGTCGACGATCAGTCGGTCTATTCGGTGCGCAAGGCGATCGGCCAGCAACTGGCACTCGAATCGCCGGTCGATGCCGATCTAGTCATCCCGGTGCCCGATTCGGGCGTGCCCGCAGCGATCGGTTATGCCCAGGAAAGCGGGATCCCGTTCGAGCTAGGCATCATCCGCTCGCACTATGTCGGCCGCACCTTTATCCAACCCGGCGACAAGGTCCGCCACCTCGGCGTGAAGCTGAAGCACAACGCCAATCGCGCGCTGATCAAGGGCAAGCGCGTCATCCTGGTCGACGATTCGATCGTCCGCGGCACGACCAGCCTCAAGATCGTGCAAATGATGCGCGAGGCCGGCGCGGCGGAGGTTCATATGCGAATCGCCAGCCCCCCCACCAAACACAGCTGCTTCTACGGCGTCGACACGCCCGAGCGCGCTAAGCTACTGGCCGCGACGCACAATCTGGGCGCGATGACCGACTTCATCCATGCCGACAGCCTGTCGTTCGTCAGCATCGACGGGCTCTACAAGGCGCTTGGACAAGCGAAGCGTGCCGATATCCGTCCGGGTCATTGCGACGCGTGCTTTACGGGCGACTATCCTACCACGCTGACCGATCACGATGATTCCGCGGAGGTCGATCAATTCGCCATGCTGGAAGAGCGGGTAGCGTAA